In Lachnospiraceae bacterium, one DNA window encodes the following:
- a CDS encoding IS110 family transposase, which translates to MSNKVIFNLDELFISVGIDVGADFSWMSIALPNQQFVGKPYKILHNSIDSLTTAVSKIKEAEELYSLESRIFLESTGIYHYPLFCYLRDKGFNCSVINPIITKNSTNINIRKVHNDRFDSKKAALVGLKPDLKVSLMPSDLALNCRNLCREYYDLMDNRSAYVNKLQGELRMAFPQYLGIFSKVTINTSLTLLETYTSPSAFLEADKQEIIDIIKSTARFGLTYAQNKYNAIIQAATDANQFGYIIESNIKRIRLYISFIRKYDEEINDILESLHKLVDSNEDTKFVKQVHLIETFKGAGFLSAATIMGEIGDFSAFSKPKQLFAYFGLDPAVKQSGKFEGTKVQMSKRGSSIARRVIHTLSLQSISISRNGKAKNPVLREYYLQKCDSKPKLVAMGAVSHKVCNMIFAILRDNKPFEIITPQEHIKQYNAAKCDIAA; encoded by the coding sequence ATGTCAAACAAAGTTATTTTTAATCTTGATGAATTATTCATCTCTGTTGGTATTGATGTCGGTGCTGACTTCTCATGGATGTCTATCGCACTTCCAAACCAACAATTCGTAGGAAAACCTTACAAAATCCTGCATAACAGTATTGATTCCCTTACAACCGCTGTTTCTAAAATAAAAGAAGCAGAAGAGTTGTATTCTTTGGAAAGTCGCATTTTCCTCGAATCCACGGGAATTTATCATTACCCACTCTTCTGCTATCTTCGTGATAAGGGTTTTAACTGCTCCGTTATTAATCCTATCATCACTAAGAATAGCACAAACATCAACATCCGAAAAGTGCATAATGATCGTTTTGATTCAAAAAAAGCTGCTTTGGTTGGCTTGAAACCGGATTTAAAGGTTTCACTTATGCCATCAGATCTTGCCCTAAACTGCCGTAACCTATGCCGTGAATACTACGATTTAATGGATAATCGCAGTGCCTATGTGAATAAGCTTCAGGGTGAATTACGCATGGCGTTTCCACAGTATCTTGGCATCTTTTCCAAGGTTACTATCAACACTTCTCTTACATTGTTAGAAACTTATACCTCTCCATCAGCTTTTCTTGAAGCAGACAAGCAAGAGATTATTGATATCATCAAATCAACAGCTCGCTTTGGGCTTACATATGCTCAGAATAAGTATAATGCCATCATTCAGGCGGCAACTGATGCAAATCAGTTTGGCTACATCATAGAAAGCAACATCAAGCGTATCCGTCTTTATATCAGCTTCATACGTAAATATGATGAAGAAATCAACGATATTCTTGAATCGCTTCATAAGCTTGTTGATTCAAATGAAGATACTAAATTTGTCAAACAGGTTCATTTGATTGAAACATTCAAAGGTGCTGGTTTCTTGTCTGCTGCAACCATCATGGGCGAAATTGGTGACTTTTCTGCTTTTTCAAAACCAAAACAGCTTTTCGCTTATTTTGGTCTTGATCCTGCTGTGAAACAATCCGGCAAATTTGAAGGCACCAAGGTTCAAATGTCTAAGCGTGGTTCTTCTATTGCCAGACGTGTGATTCACACATTATCCTTGCAAAGTATCAGTATTTCCCGTAATGGAAAAGCTAAAAATCCAGTTCTTCGTGAATACTATCTCCAGAAATGTGATTCAAAACCAAAGCTCGTAGCAATGGGAGCCGTTTCACATAAAGTATGCAACATGATATTTGCAATACTAAGAGACAACAAACCTTTTGAAATCATCACTCCACAAGAGCACATCAAACAATACAATGCTGCTAAATGCGATATAGCTGCATAA
- a CDS encoding amidohydrolase, which produces MEKYDILIKNCQVLNPDMTVSSTCSVGIKDSWIKKIGPTDELMADSSASEIIDGKGKLVMPGMVDGHTHTCQQLLRGRVADEYPMVWTRFLVPFESNLQPEDSYISGLLACLEMIKSGTTAFADSGGVHMDRVADAVIESGMRAAIAKSTMDMGNAITGAMKETANEAIENTKKLYQKYQGAGDGRVDIWFAIRQVMTCSRELIAMVGESAKEFHTGIHAHLCEHKDEVSFCLQNYQKRPAEFLEEMGILGPNLLTAHNVMLSDHDIALMAERGVKMIHCPRANLANHGFPKAPQILEAGASLGLGCDGAAPSNLDIFDEMKVLRYAMMAYWGIPSFNPVVMTCPTLLKMASQGGANALGHGDILGSVEEGKKADLILLNIDQPHITPSQNLVNTIVDAANGHDVTDSIINGKIVMKNREVLTLDEERIRFEAEKHMNDIIKRAY; this is translated from the coding sequence ATGGAAAAATATGATATTTTAATTAAGAACTGTCAGGTTTTAAACCCTGATATGACGGTTTCATCTACCTGTTCTGTAGGAATTAAAGACAGCTGGATCAAAAAGATCGGTCCTACAGATGAATTGATGGCTGACAGCTCTGCCAGTGAAATAATCGATGGCAAAGGAAAGCTTGTCATGCCCGGCATGGTAGATGGCCATACACATACCTGCCAGCAGCTTTTAAGAGGGCGTGTTGCCGATGAATATCCTATGGTATGGACCCGTTTCCTGGTTCCTTTTGAAAGTAATCTCCAGCCAGAAGATTCTTATATCAGCGGCCTTCTGGCATGTCTGGAAATGATCAAAAGCGGAACAACTGCTTTTGCTGATTCCGGCGGTGTACATATGGACCGGGTTGCAGATGCAGTCATTGAATCTGGCATGAGAGCTGCCATTGCAAAATCAACCATGGATATGGGAAATGCCATTACTGGTGCAATGAAAGAGACAGCTAATGAGGCTATCGAAAACACAAAGAAACTGTATCAGAAATATCAGGGGGCTGGCGATGGTCGTGTTGATATCTGGTTTGCTATCCGTCAGGTAATGACCTGTTCCAGGGAACTGATCGCCATGGTAGGTGAATCTGCTAAAGAATTCCATACCGGCATTCATGCCCATCTGTGTGAACATAAAGACGAGGTCAGCTTCTGCCTGCAAAATTACCAAAAACGCCCTGCAGAATTTCTGGAAGAAATGGGCATTCTTGGTCCTAATCTTCTGACTGCCCACAATGTAATGCTGTCAGATCACGATATTGCGCTGATGGCAGAACGTGGTGTGAAAATGATCCATTGCCCAAGAGCCAACCTGGCAAACCACGGTTTTCCAAAAGCTCCCCAGATTCTGGAAGCCGGTGCAAGCCTTGGCTTAGGCTGCGATGGTGCTGCACCTTCCAATCTGGATATTTTTGACGAAATGAAGGTTCTTCGCTATGCTATGATGGCTTACTGGGGAATTCCATCTTTTAATCCTGTAGTAATGACCTGTCCTACACTTTTAAAGATGGCCTCCCAGGGCGGTGCAAATGCTCTTGGACACGGTGATATCCTTGGATCCGTTGAAGAAGGCAAGAAAGCTGACCTGATCCTGTTAAATATTGACCAGCCTCATATCACTCCAAGCCAGAATCTGGTAAATACCATTGTAGATGCTGCAAACGGACATGATGTGACTGATTCTATCATCAACGGCAAGATCGTAATGAAAAACCGTGAGGTCCTTACTCTGGATGAAGAGCGTATCCGCTTTGAAGCTGAAAAGCATATGAATGATATTATTAAACGGGCATACTAA
- a CDS encoding D-2-hydroxyacid dehydrogenase gives MKIVVLDGYTENPGDLSWDEMKKYGELTIYDRTPAEKVVNRIGNAEVVFTNKTSITKETMDACPDLKFISVLATGYNVIDVNYAKEKGIVVSNIPAYGTDCVGQFAIALLLEICHRIGHHDKAVKEGRWEKAPDWCFWDYPLIELAGKTLGIIGFGRIGQKTGTIAKAMGMNVLAYDSHPNDKGRAIAEYVELDKIFAKSDVISLHCPLFPSTEGIINKDNIARMKDGVIIINNSRGQLVVEKDLADALNSGKVYAAGLDVVSTEPIKSDNPLLKAKNCIITPHISWAPKEARQRIMDMSVENLKQFLDGDPVNVVNR, from the coding sequence ATGAAAATAGTTGTACTTGATGGATATACAGAAAATCCGGGAGATCTTTCCTGGGATGAGATGAAAAAATACGGAGAATTGACGATTTATGACAGAACACCGGCAGAGAAAGTGGTAAATCGTATTGGCAATGCAGAGGTCGTTTTTACCAATAAGACTTCGATCACAAAAGAAACCATGGATGCATGCCCGGATCTTAAGTTTATCAGTGTCCTTGCAACAGGCTACAATGTGATCGATGTTAATTATGCAAAAGAAAAAGGGATCGTTGTCAGCAATATTCCTGCTTATGGAACGGACTGTGTAGGACAGTTTGCCATTGCTCTTCTTTTAGAGATCTGCCATCGCATCGGACATCATGATAAGGCTGTAAAAGAGGGCAGATGGGAGAAGGCCCCAGACTGGTGCTTCTGGGACTATCCTTTGATAGAATTGGCAGGAAAAACACTGGGGATCATTGGTTTTGGCCGTATTGGACAGAAAACAGGAACCATAGCAAAGGCAATGGGTATGAATGTACTGGCTTATGATTCCCATCCAAATGATAAAGGACGTGCTATTGCTGAGTATGTGGAACTGGATAAGATATTTGCAAAATCAGATGTGATCTCGCTTCATTGCCCATTGTTCCCGTCTACAGAAGGCATTATCAATAAAGATAATATTGCCAGGATGAAAGATGGAGTTATCATCATTAATAACTCCCGTGGACAGCTGGTTGTGGAAAAAGATCTGGCAGATGCATTAAACAGTGGAAAAGTATATGCAGCAGGACTGGATGTGGTAAGTACAGAGCCTATTAAGAGTGACAATCCTCTTCTGAAAGCTAAAAACTGTATCATCACCCCTCATATTTCCTGGGCGCCAAAGGAAGCAAGGCAGAGGATCATGGATATGTCTGTGGAAAATCTTAAACAGTTTTTAGATGGAGATCCGGTGAATGTGGTAAACCGGTAA
- a CDS encoding response regulator: MYRILLVDDDQNIVDGLGSIIKQNFENIFVISSACDGSDALNRLTEDYYHVIISDIRMPKLDGISLLELISKNQIPSVVIMLSGYDDYTYIRNALRLGAYDYLLKPVNIQNFVSMLRLLIPRLKDSSVKLQAEEVSCVRPETQGDYFDIPAKKPYYTKEDLEKEMEHLSAGLLSMDEKGTKDKIQEIFSHLSQEAVTKEQFKQVFSAFLYTLMQKNTALIPIIAGYKLSDNDLAAQIKNQPHISQLRQKMEQILLLYMEQLKKQQEKKEEYVVKKAQEYMEKHCSEQLLLSDIAAQFHLHPNYFSSLFKKQLDMTVRDYILQLRMTKAKELMKDSSLKLLDIALAVGYEDAAHFNRAFKNVTGVSPSMYRDGIKKQ, encoded by the coding sequence ATGTACCGGATCCTATTAGTAGATGATGACCAGAATATTGTAGATGGTCTTGGGAGTATTATAAAGCAAAATTTTGAAAATATCTTTGTTATATCCAGTGCCTGCGATGGAAGTGATGCTTTAAACCGTCTTACAGAAGATTACTATCATGTGATCATTTCGGATATCCGTATGCCAAAGCTGGATGGCATCAGTCTTCTGGAGCTGATCAGCAAAAACCAGATTCCCAGTGTAGTGATCATGCTCAGTGGTTATGATGATTATACCTATATCCGCAATGCACTGAGGCTGGGGGCTTATGATTATCTGTTAAAGCCTGTGAATATACAGAATTTTGTGTCCATGCTCAGATTGCTGATCCCGCGGTTAAAAGACAGTTCCGTAAAGCTGCAGGCAGAAGAGGTAAGCTGTGTGCGTCCGGAAACACAGGGGGATTATTTTGATATTCCGGCCAAAAAACCTTATTATACAAAAGAAGATCTGGAAAAAGAAATGGAACATCTTTCAGCCGGGCTTTTGTCCATGGACGAAAAGGGCACAAAAGATAAGATCCAGGAAATCTTTTCCCATTTATCCCAGGAAGCTGTGACTAAAGAACAGTTTAAGCAGGTATTTTCCGCATTTCTCTACACATTAATGCAGAAAAATACAGCCCTGATCCCTATTATAGCAGGTTACAAGCTGTCAGATAATGACCTGGCTGCCCAGATTAAAAACCAGCCCCACATCAGTCAGTTAAGACAGAAAATGGAACAGATCCTGCTGCTTTATATGGAACAGCTGAAAAAACAGCAGGAAAAGAAAGAAGAATATGTGGTAAAAAAGGCACAGGAATACATGGAAAAGCACTGTTCTGAACAGCTTCTCCTTTCAGACATTGCTGCCCAGTTCCATCTCCACCCCAATTACTTCAGCAGTTTGTTTAAAAAGCAGCTGGATATGACAGTGAGAGATTACATACTTCAGCTTCGCATGACAAAGGCCAAGGAACTGATGAAAGACTCGTCCCTGAAGCTTTTAGACATTGCCCTGGCAGTAGGCTACGAAGATGCCGCCCACTTTAACCGGGCATTTAAGAATGTCACCGGGGTTTCACCGTCGATGTATCGGGATGGGATAAAGAAACAATAA